GGCGCCCTCGAGATCCGCGTGCAGCTGCGCCACGACGGTCGCGGCAGCGACGTCGGACGCGGTTCTCTCGGTCTCCCCCAGACACAGCAGAGGGGTGAGACCCGCCGCCAAGGCCGCCGTGGCTTTCGCCGCCGTGTCGGCATCGGTCTCGCCGAAGAGGCGTCGGCGCTCGGCATGGCCGATCTCCGCATAGGAGACGCCGATCTCCGCGAGCTCCGACGCCGCGATCTCACCGGTGAAGGCCCCGCCCGGGTGGGCCGAGACATCCTGTGCGCCGATCAGCACGCCCGTCCCGGCGAAGGCCTCGAGTGCCGCGGGGATCTGCAGATAGGTGGGGACGACGACGAGCCGCACGGCGCCGGAGGCGACGGCCGGAGTGTCGCGGACGACCCCGGCGACCTCGCGCAGCCACGCGAGAGCGCGGGAGTGCCCGAAGTACGTCTTCAGGCTCACTCCCACCCATACCGGCGCGGTCATCAGCAGGATCCGGTGTTCTCGTACGCGGTGAGGACGGCGACCTTCTCGGCGCTCGCCGACGACTCATCGAAGCGATAGGTGAGCCACTCGCGCACGAGGCGTCGCGCGAGCTCGATCCCGACGACGCGCTGCCCCATCGTGAGCACCTGCGCGTTGTTGGACAGAACCCCGCGCTCGACCGAGAAGGAATCGTGCGCGGTGACGGCGCGGATACCGGGGACCTTATTGGCCGCGATCGCCACGCCCAGCCCCGTCCCGCAGATCAACAGGGCGCGGTCGGCCTCGCCGTTGGCGACGCGGGAGGCCGCTTCGATCGCGACCGTCGGGTAGGGCGTGTGGCCCTCGGCATCCACTCCCACGTCGGTGACCGACACGACGCCGCCGTTCGCCTCGAGGTCGCGTTTGAGGATCTCCTTGTAGTCGAATCCGGCGTCGTCGGAGCCGATCACGATGCGCAGGGGAGAGGTCATGAGGGGGTTCCCTTCTCGGAAGCGGTCGCCAGGACGTCGGCGACCGCGGCGGTGATGAGCGCGAGCGAGACGGCGCCCGGGTCGGGGGTGCCCACGGCGTGCTCGCCGTGGGTGCGGGCGCGGCCCTTGCGGGGCAGCAGATCCGCGGTCGCCGAAGCGGCGCGATCCGCCGAGACGGCGGCGGCAGCCCAGGCGGCCGAGAGCGAGGCGCCGCCGTCGACCCCGTGCGCGAGGGTCGTGGCGAAGGGCACGAGCGCGTCGACGAGGGTCTTGTCGCCCAGCTCGGCCTTGCCGTAGTCGGTGACGGCGCGGGAAGCGGCGGAGACGCCGGCCGCCACGTCGGCGGCGGTCGGGGTGCCGCTGTCGCCGAGCGCGCGGGCGATCGCCGCGAGGATCACTCCCCACAGGGCTCCCGAGGTGCCGCCCGCGCGATCGGCCCAGGCATCGGCGGCGCGTTGCATCGTCGTGGCGGCCCCGGCGCCCGCCTCGGCGGCGGCGTCCGCTGCCGCCCGCGCCGCGTGGGCCCCGCGCTGCATCCCGATGCCGTGATCGCCGTCGCCGGCCACGGCATCCAGTCGTCCCAGCTCATCCACGTGCGCATCGATCGTGTCGGCGATCGCCGCCACCGCGAGACGGACGGTCTGTGCCGCCGCTCGCGAGGAGTCGTCGGCATCCGGGATCTCGTCGGCGACCGTGACCGTCGCCGCCGGGGCGGCTACGCGATCGGTCGCGGTGACGGCCCCGCGGCGGTAGGCGGGGGTGTCGACAGGGTGCTCCCACAGTGTGGCGAGCTCGTCGTCGAGCCAGTAGAGGGTCAGCGACGTGCCGGCCATGTCGAACGAGGTGCAGTACTCGCCCACGTGCGGGTCGACGATCTCGATACCGGCCTCTTCGAGCAACTGGGCGACGCGCCGGTACACGACGAACATCTCCTCGTACTTGAGCGAGCCGAGCCCGTTCAGGATCGGCACCACACGAGCACCGGACACGGATGCCACC
This portion of the Microbacterium testaceum StLB037 genome encodes:
- a CDS encoding triose-phosphate isomerase family protein; this translates as MTAPVWVGVSLKTYFGHSRALAWLREVAGVVRDTPAVASGAVRLVVVPTYLQIPAALEAFAGTGVLIGAQDVSAHPGGAFTGEIAASELAEIGVSYAEIGHAERRRLFGETDADTAAKATAALAAGLTPLLCLGETERTASDVAAATVVAQLHADLEGAPAGAVTVAYEPVWAIGAESPASIPHIVRVTRALREALDALPERTGSAVVYGGSAGPGLLTDLDGAVDGLFLGRFAHDPAQLRRVIDEAAARAAVSA
- a CDS encoding ribose-5-phosphate isomerase encodes the protein MTSPLRIVIGSDDAGFDYKEILKRDLEANGGVVSVTDVGVDAEGHTPYPTVAIEAASRVANGEADRALLICGTGLGVAIAANKVPGIRAVTAHDSFSVERGVLSNNAQVLTMGQRVVGIELARRLVREWLTYRFDESSASAEKVAVLTAYENTGSC
- a CDS encoding dihydroxyacetone kinase family protein, coding for MTRLWNEPAAFADEMIDGFVAANGRYVRRIPGGVARATTSPRGQVAVVVGGGSGHYPAFGGLVGPGLAHAAAMGNLFASPSTQQVYGAARAADNGGGVFFTYGNYAGDVLNFDAAQERLRREGIDARTVTVTDDISSAPPAERLRRRGIAGDLTVFRAAAAAAERGDDLEGVTRVAALANERTRSFGVAFTGCTLPGAEDPLFTVAEGRMAVGLGIHGEQGIDETDVPTADGLAEMLVAALLDPAELPDGVASVSGARVVPILNGLGSLKYEEMFVVYRRVAQLLEEAGIEIVDPHVGEYCTSFDMAGTSLTLYWLDDELATLWEHPVDTPAYRRGAVTATDRVAAPAATVTVADEIPDADDSSRAAAQTVRLAVAAIADTIDAHVDELGRLDAVAGDGDHGIGMQRGAHAARAAADAAAEAGAGAATTMQRAADAWADRAGGTSGALWGVILAAIARALGDSGTPTAADVAAGVSAASRAVTDYGKAELGDKTLVDALVPFATTLAHGVDGGASLSAAWAAAAVSADRAASATADLLPRKGRARTHGEHAVGTPDPGAVSLALITAAVADVLATASEKGTPS